A part of Aspergillus flavus chromosome 1, complete sequence genomic DNA contains:
- a CDS encoding putative esterase (esterase D) produces MSVTTQATIASFGGKLLKLSHAATSTRCEMSFNLYLPPQAIQNPSQKVPVLIYLSGLTCTANNCSEKGFFQHGASKKGIAVLYPDTSPRGLNIQGEDDSWDFGTGAGFYVDATKEPYKGGYNMYTYVTEELPKTVFAAFPQLDESRVSITGHSMGGHGALTLFLRNPGKYKSVSAFAPISNPINCPWGQKAFGGYFGEDQQEKWKEHDATELVKKWKGPLDVLIDVGTGDNFYKQGQLLPENLEKAAKEAGVEGLKVRYQPDYDHSYYTMATFADDHVEHAAKYLFA; encoded by the exons ATGTCCGTCACAACGCAAGCAACCATCGCCTCCTTTGGCGGAAAGCTCCTCAAGCTCAGCCATGCCGCCACCTCCACCCGCTGCGAAATGTCCTTCAACCTCTACCTGCCGCCCCAGGCCATCCAGAACCCCTCGCAGAAAGTCCCCGTCCTCATCTACCTGTCCGGTCTCACCTGCACCGCCAACAATTGCTCCGAGAAGGGCTTCTTCCAGCACGGCGCCAGCAAGAAGGGTATTGCCGTGTTGTACCCTGACACCAGCCCGA GAGGCTTGAACATCCAGGGTGAGGACGACTCCTGGGACTTCGGTACCGGTGCCGGATTCTACGTCGATGCCACCAAGGAGCCCTACAAGGGTGGATACAACATGTACACCTATGTGACGGAGGAGCTGCCCAAGACCGTCTTTGCCGCGTTCCCCCAGCTAGATGAGAGCCGTGTCAGTATCACCGGTCACAGCATGGGTGGTCATGGTGCTTTGACTCTG TTCCTCCGCAACCCCGGCAAGTACAAGTCCGTCTCCGCCTTTGCACCCATCTCCAACCCCATCAACTGCCCATGGGGCCAGAAGGCCTTTGGCGGCTACTTCGGCGAGGACCAGCAGGAGAAGTGGAAGGAGCACGACGCAACGGAGCTCGTGAAGAAGTGGAAGGGACCTTTGGATGTGCTCATTGACGTG GGCACCGGCGACAACTTCTACAAGCAGGGCCAGCTTCTGCCCGAGAACCTCGAGAAGGCGGCCAAGGAGGCGGGCGTCGAGGGTCTGAAGGTCCGCTACCAGCCTGACTACGACCACAGCTACTACACGATGGCGACGTTCGCGGATGACCACGTGGAACACGCGGCCAAGTACTTGTTTGCATAG
- a CDS encoding PhoD-like phosphatase-domain-containing protein, whose translation MPTSVFTVPFCPLYLFIFSLSITITLLFFTRLGRTVARRPLAFLSSQRVVVIFYNANLNYRSPSTRHTGMGINIDSVHRRSLAKRDEAPFHPSQLNFTHGVASGDPYADSVILWTRVAPSLEADRSNVTVSGTVGLYNHDTESYIKASAHPICVDYRVYEDKEGRRVVDKGRAYTTSDIDYTLKVEASGLKPFTTYWYQFQICNSNVTSPLGRTKTAPGADDATEEINLAVYSCSNYPNGYFNAYGNAVRKDSVDYVLHLGDYIYESKKGVVGQDERAVRPEREIFSLYDYRTRLGHYRTDLDLAASHQNFAWIPVWDDHEIADNGYRDGFSRLNNTEESFRNDSPQISVDQRKMNAVRAYFEWMPLRQVDMDDGLRIWRSFKMGNLFDLIMLDTRNYDRSITDLCMYVPLSEDEANLSDWNTDYIEEIHNDAGRTLMGGRQESWFEKQLTASNQRGAKWRIIGSQLRFARLGRETNGEVTYNMDSWEGYRANQNRTLKHLYDNNIGNNIMIAGDTHVNWVSDIAWIGEKPYDGNTGVGAIGVEFAGTAVSSSGFGGTINSAEQTAASYARNEDLQWNEGYYRGYFELRMRQDEVEAKYFGCPTVATRNSWEIPLANFTVKHDDNHLSRPIAGGQVEAGFVHQGEVKHSNLTLNTDTGEWQVIGFDQMFVKYQ comes from the exons ATGCCGACGTCAGTATTCACAGTGCCTTTCTGTCctctttatttatttattttttctctctcaatTACCATAACCCTACTCTTCTTCACACGGCTTGGCAGGACTGTTGCGAGGAGACCCCTAGCCTTTCTTAGTAGTCAACGAGTTGTTGTAATATT CTACAATGCAAACCTAAACTACCGCAGCCCTTCAACCCGCCACACCGGCATGGGAATCAACATCGACTCCGTCCACCGTCGTAGTCTCGCAAAACGCGATGAAGCCCCCTTCCACCCCTCGCAGTTGAACTTCACCCATGGTGTAGCATCTGGTGACCCCTACGCGGACAGTGTGATCCTCTGGACTCGGGTCGCTCCATCCCTGGAGGCTGACAGAAGCAATGTGACTGTTTCGGGGACCGTGGGGTTGTACAATCATGATACAGAATCGTATATCAAGGCCTCGGCGCATCCTATCTGTGTCGATTATCGGGTGTATGAGGATAAAGAGGGCCGGAGGGTGGTTGATAAAGGGAGGGCTTATACGACCAGTGATATTGATTATACTCTGAAG GTAGAGGCTAGTGGATTGAAGCCGTTCACGACGTACTGGTATCAGTTCCAGATTTGTAACTCGAATGTGACTAGTCCGCTGGGACGAACCAAGACCGCCCCGGGTGCCGATGATGCTACTGAGGAGATTAACTTGGCTGTTTATTCTTGCAGTAATTACC CGAATGGATATTTCAACGCGTATGGAAATGCCGTCCGGAAGGACAGCGTCGACTATGTGCTCCATCTTGGAGATTACATTTATGAATCTAAGAAGGGTGTGGTCGGACAGGATGAGAGAGCTGTTCGACCGGAGCGAGAGATCTTCTCCCTCTATGATTATCGGACTCGGCTTGGACAT TATCGCACTGATCTCGACCTTGCCGCATCCCATCAGAACTTTGCCTGGATCCCTGTCTGGGATGATCACG AAATCGCCGACAACGGCTACAGAGACGGTTTCAGCCGTCTCAACAACACAGAAGAATCTTTCCGCAATGACAGCCCTCAAATCAGCGTCGACCAGCGCAAGATGAACGCCGTCCGGGCGTACTTTGAGTGGATGCCTCTTCG TCAAGTCGACATGGATGACGGTCTCCGCATTTGGCGCTCTTTCAAGATGGGAAACCTCTTTGATTTAATCATGTTGGATACCCGGAATTACGATCGCAGCATTACTGAcctttgtatgtatgttccTTTGAGCGAAGACGAAGCTAACCTGTCAGATTGGAATACGGATTATATCGAAGAGATCCACAACGATGCCGGTCGGACCCTGATGGGAGGTCGTCAGGAGTCGTGGTTCGAGAAGCAGTTGACGGCGTCTAATCAGCGCGGCGCGAAGTGGCGTATTATCGGGAGTCAGCTCCGTTTTGCTCGTTTGGGACGGGAGACTAATGGCGAGGTTACTTATAACATGGATTCTTGGGAG GGCTACCGTGCGAACCAAAACCGGACGCTCAAGCACCTGTATGATAACAACATCGGCAACAATATTATGATCGCGGGCGATACACATGTCAACTGG GTGAGCGACATTGCCTGGATCGGTGAGAAGCCTTATGACGGCAACACCGGTGTTGGTGCCATCGGAGTCGAATTTGCTGGTACAGCGGTCAGCAGCTCCGGGTTTGGGGGAACGATCAACAGCGCAGAGCAAACTGCTGCTTCTTATGCGAGAAACGAGGATCTGCAGTGGAATGAAGGCTACTACCGCGGGTACTTTGAGCTGCGGATGAGACAGGACGAGGTGGAGGCGAAATACTTTG GATGCCCTACTGTGGCTACCCGGAATAGCTGGGAAATTCCCCTGGCCAACTTTACCGTCAAGCATGACGATAACCATCTGAGTCGGCCTATTGCTGGTGGACAGGTGGAAGCGGGTTTTGTCCATCAGGGCGAGGTGAAGCACAGTAACCTTACGCTGAACACTGACACGGGCGAGTGGCAAGTCATTGGGTTTGATCAGATGTTTGTCAAATATCAGTAG
- a CDS encoding putative separin → MAVTTLLSDSSVESVKQAVRSTSTCSNATVISLQTLFRGLSKTAPESDKTTVKRGTRTTKTTATSTRPKSSRGTKISAQEAAINTVMEMDAARLSFQEKLVLATDVFNTTLKTLSDASKQCAKRDDARVRTACASPSTSHGVKSPRKLKTSQEDELDAGLVAVAECASTALSSLRSLKGDQVDQQDALPNMQLEQGACVLAGRYLSLGLNDMASKELRGLKRRLQQHLDNQATVRPKTTSRRKNEAQEEENTKEWMSDFLTFANFDHAGPVLSVLVPFQSNALRLIASEKKLATVQKVASSLQLAELSSPANVIVAATESGALTKDKAALQLQLLSNTVLSLAGVHQPSTSSTTRDRLKPFTSLSLQLLSLEIRCMSWKLSGHTCDEGKEMWDPLTRYLANYSHHSKSIEKAEFASIYKTIVRLQTAVANTQKRTTASLRDNVSVARIATILGQLAQEAGCFDEALKLFTEAVNPLSSGQCLSLATVRCKIASLHLQASKSSKPSLDKVTNVVSDATSSLSMPLKGSLSDLDELLVEAAKLKKLTMSAYGDLATKAGEKNGIDISQIYEYLPAFLRFLRRYVGRPSSSDNESKEDDLFLTRVRACRNIVLSAVDSALAVGKFSVMSQRPPWEDVLSALTDCQRLLTAIDIADKEADPSVLEQIGAAFVRLSNLFWSRYLKEKERGKGYRELVPLVKHSANLLSSCSAEQRNTGFAALKYERLAYLYMEGNRGAEAEQAFSQAIQEHIDTGVLDGLISSPNFPYRTSQDPKSSGFMLGRVLTAYLKLQLKLRGKSKSNGFFDDESQSLLVRGHIMEWQMGILTELHSHASSDEAFRSHFTCLVSNLLGLYDPEVYPIRRLRVVLGGLRSSLERPNCLESTVLQDLLEEALEAIELGDYAEDGALATLATHLHNSVRLSVGLLQGDLQPESLNLMISSWTSLMRNCNDGVTLIQYVGDVEHYLLQLKAVVDYTEIHGLWKLQLSTLELVLRVTELQEHGDFSEAIIVIARLVQQNCRLGYCKKAGDLLTRAEQYLGPNVSCLATLSHKLARVAYLLETGETDKAAANLSTARILYEKNQKKQDLSSCSVLAKIAWERLVADAAFMSSQLSFAQGVIKDALFFAKLSVRLNCRIWAKVEKISQRKQEKSLPVPVISVGDSSELDNVVETMAKLDVSQANHTTTSVYTQGAPFWPHIGSHHTSLLNLASLSAHHGLFQDAIYYGEQALKINKTLNAPVRLINSQAQLGSHWILGGHISEGQELLTAAEKLSKQLESSVELASLQMGLASLYRAQGHYRDELQALLEADRIMADFGSLDVSDVASVSSGVLELEDKMESLRIRPSSRRTKQPAATTRRTRATTSARKPTKVDATPSKAADTVPESKSLLQIRSDILRQQAACCRSLRDFERASCLLNNARQYAVSRDSQISVHLGESEHFLAEAIRHFASHAVYCVLPESTISLPSLQSPSKTTSTSKAATKSTARKPRAPARGTRSRAQTASEDFAVMLSKAGDCLNNVFATATTVGSTLDSHSASRLMSRISMLSHVTAAESISAWSQPPANVNELGRIGAFAREHTAIDLDKQLAEYNDPLLWPTPSPMMAESEDLCSSRFVEEYIDILPDNWNVLSLSLSADRSEFIVSRLHQGRSPFLLRLPLKRGNSEEEDEQFTFDDGREEMQELIKLANESSHAAKAQTDRQMKKDWWKNREALDRRMETLLQNIENVWFGGFRGIFSPVPHDTTSLTRFASSFQSILDKHLPSRQKGGRAEGPRLTLHPNVLELFIGVADLDDQEDPEETLMDLLYFVVDILQFQGERNAYDEIDFDMMVVETLDAVRAYHDATSNRRGKPTPNHTVLVLDKSLHLFPWESLPCLQGFPVCRVPSLECLRDRVLQFQNKRNSDLARGVGIDRNSGTYILNPTGDLRTTQSTFEKDLSELQGWTGIMQREPSEEEFKRGLETTNLFLYFGHGSGAQYIRGRTVKRLEQCAVAFLMGCSSGTLTEAGEYEPYGTPMNYLHAGSPALVATLWDVTDKDIDRFAQSTFEKWGLFDAGSDGATLDEAVSQSRPACVLKYLNGAAPVIYGVPSVFLE, encoded by the exons ATGGCGGTCACCACTCTCCTCTCCGATTCCTCAGTGGAATCGGTGAAGCAGGCCGTTCGCTCCACGTCAACATGTTCGAATGCCACCGTCATCTCCCTCCAGACCCTTTTCCGCGGGCTATCGAAAACGGCGCCCGAATCCGATAAAACCACAGTAAAGAGGGGGACAAGGACGACAAAAACTACGGCAACTTCTACTCGCCCGAAGTCATCGAGAGGGACAAAGATCTCCGCACAAGAAGCGGCCATCAACACAGTCATGGAAATGGACGCTGCGCGTCTGTCATTCCAAGAGAAGCTTGTCCTCGCCACGGATGTCTTTAACACCACCCTCAAGACCCTTTCGGATGCTTCGAAGCAATGTGCTAAACGCGACGACGCTCGGGTTCGGACCGCGTGTGCCTCCCCGTCGACAAGTCATGGTGTGAAATCACCCAGAAAGTTGAAGACGTCACAGGAGGATGAGCTGGATGCTGGGTTGGTCGCTGTGGCGGAATGTGCAAGCACGGCTTTGTCTTCACTAAGGAGCTTAAAAGGGGACCAAGTTGATCAGCAGGATGCTCTTCCGAACATGCAGCTGGAGCAAGGTGCATGCGTCTTGGCGGGGAGGTATCTGTCACTGGGGCTGAATGACATGGCTTCTAAAGAATTGAGAGGACTTAAGAGAAGACTACAACAACATCTGGACAACCAGGCTACAGTACGACCAAAGACTACGAGTAGGAGGAAAAATGAGGCTCAGGAGGAGGAAAACACCAAAGAATGGATGTCTGATTTCCTTACGTTTGCCAATTTTGACCACGCCGGCCCGGTGCTGAGCGTACTGGTTCCCTTTCAATCTAATGCGCTACGACTGATAGCatcagaaaagaaacttGCAACCGTCCAGAAAGTCGCGTCCTCGTTGCAGTTGGCCGAATTAAGCAGCCCAGCGAATGTCATCGTGGCGGCCACGGAATCGGGTGCTCTcaccaaagacaaagcagCACTTCAACTCCAGCTGCTCTCTAATACAGTATTATCCCTGGCTGGAGTCCACCAGCCATCGACTAGCAGCACAACCCGCGATCGTCTAAAGCCGTTTACGTCGTTGTCCCTTCAATTATTGTCCTTGGAGATCCGGTGCATGAGCTGGAAACTGTCTGGTCACACCTGCGATGAAGGCAAAGAGATGTGGGATCCATTGACGCGTTACCTTGCCAACTACTCTCATCACAGCAAATCTATCGAGAAAGCTGAGTTTGCATCCATTTACAAAACAATCGTTCGACTCCAAACCGCCGTGGCGAATACGCAAAAACGCACCACGGCCAGTCTGAGAGATAATGTCTCGGTTGCCAGGATTGCCACTATACTAGGACAGCTTGCTCAAGAGGCCGGGTGCTTTGACGAAGCTTTGAAGCTTTTTACCGAAGCCGTCAACCCGCTTTCTAGCGGACAATGCCTCTCGCTCGCCACTGTTCGTTGCAAGATTGCATCTTTGCACCTTCAAGCTAGCAAATCTTCCAAACCCTCACTCGACAAGGTTACGAATGTTGTATCTGATGCGACTTCCTCACTGAGCATGCCCTTGAAAGGGAGTCTCAGTGATCTCGACGAGCTGCTTGTTGAGGCAGCAAAACTCAAAAAGCTTACTATGAGTGCTTATGGGGACTTGGCTACGAAGGcaggggaaaagaatggaattGATATTTCCCAAATCTACGAATATCTCCCTGCTTTCTTGCGGTTTTTGCGTCGCTATGTTGGTCGGCCATCTTCGTCCGATAATGAGTCGAAAGAGGATGACTTGTTTCTTACGCGGGTTCGTGCGTGCAGAAATATTGTCCTCTCGGCAGTGGATTCAGCGCTCGCTGTCGGTAAATTTTCAGTTATGTCACAAAGGCCTCCCTGGGAAGACGTCCTCTCCGCACTGACAGACTGCCAGCGTCTTCTGACGGCTATTGACATCGCGGATAAAGAAGCTGATCCGTCAGTACTAGAGCAAATTGGTGCGGCATTCGTTCGGTTGTCAAACCTGTTTTGGTCACGCTatctgaaggagaaagaacgTGGGAAGGGATATCGTGAGCTGGTACCTCTGGTGAAGCACTCTGCGAATCTTTTGTCCAGTTGCTCAGCAGAACAACGAAACACGGGGTTCGCGGCTTTGAAGTACGAACGGCTTGCGTATCTCTACATGGAAGGCAACAGGGGCGCCGAAGCCGAACAGGCTTTCTCTCAGGCCATCCAAGAGCATATCGACACAGGAGTGTTGGACGGCTTGATTTCTAGTCCCAACTTTCCTTACCGAACTTCTCAGGATCCCAAAAGCAGCGGGTTCATGCTTGGTCGAGTCCTTACTGCGTACCTGAAGTTGCAGCTGAAGCTGCGTGGCAAGTCAAAGTCTAACGGTTTCTTTGATGACGAGTCGCAATCGCTGTTGGTAAGAGGTCATATCATGGAATGGCAGATGGGCATCCTGACTGAGCTACATTCACATGCTTCCAGCGATGAAGCGTTTCGGTCACACTTTACTTGCCTTGTGTCCAACCTGCTTGGTCTATACGATCCGGAAGTCTACCCTATTCGCCGCTTACGAGTAGTCTTGGGCGGACTGCGTTCGTCCCTGGAACGCCCGAACTGTTTGGAGTCAACAGTATTACAAGATCTACTTGAGGAAGCCTTGGAGGCCATAGAACTTGGTGACTACGCTGAGGATGGTGCTTTGGCGACTTTAGCGACTCATTTGCATAATTCTGTGCGCCTTAGTGTTGGCCTTCTGCAGGGGGACCTACAACCTGAATCTCTCAATCTCATGATATCCTCGTGGACCTCTCTGATGCGCAACTGCAACGATGGTGTAACCTTGATACAATACGTCGGCGATGTTGAACACTACCTCCTTCAGCTGAAGGCCGTAGTTGACTACACAGAGATTCATGGACTTTGGAAGCTCCAGCTTTCAACGCTTGAATTGGTCTTACGTGTCACGGAGCTTCAAGAACATGGTGACTTTTCCGAAGCCATAATCGTAATTGCGCGTCTTGTACAGCAAAATTGTCGACTTGGATACTGCAAAAAGGCCGGTGATCTTCTCACTCGCGCAGAGCAGTACCTCGGCCCTAACGTATCTTGCCTGGCCACCCTATCACACAAGCTGGCGCGGGTAGCCTACCTCCTGGAAACCGGCGAGACTGACAAGGCGGCGGCCAACCTATCAACAGCCAGAATTCTCTACGAGAAAAACCAGAAAAAGCAGGATTTGAGCAGCTGCTCTGTTCTGGCCAAGATTGCCTGGGAAAGGCTGGTCGCGGATGCAGCTTTCATGAGTTCGCAGCTCTCTTTTGCCCAGGGAGTCATCAAGGACGCTCTCTTTTTTGCTAAGCTATCCGTTCGATTGAACTGTAGGATATGGGCTAAGGTTGAGAAAATCTCCCAGAGGAAACAGGAAAAGAGCTTGCCTGTCCCTGTTATCTCCGTGGGGGATAGCTCCGAGCTTGACAACGTTGTTGAAACCATGGCCAAGCTTGATGTATCGCAGGCGAACCATACAACAACTTCTGTCTATACCCAGGGAGCTCCTTTTTGGCCGCACATCGGCTCACATCACACCTCCCTATTAAACCTTGCGAGTCTATCTGCACATCACGGCCTGTTCCAGGATGCCATCTACTACGGCGAGCAGGCGCtgaagatcaacaagacaCTGAACGCCCCTGTTCGTTTGATCAATTCTCAAGCGCAACTTGGGTCCCACTGGATTCTTGGAGGGCATATCTCTGAAGGCCAAGAACTCCTCACAGCTGCCGAGAAATTGTCTAAGCAGTTGGAGAGCAGTGTTGAGCTCGCGTCGCTGCAGATGGGTCTTGCCTCTCTTTATAGAGCACAGGGCCATTACCGTGATGAACTGCAGGCCCTTCTGGAGGCGGACCGGATCATGGCTGATTTTGGCAGCCTGGATGTGTCTGATGTGGCTTCGGTTTCCTCGGGTGTCCTGGAACTAGAAGATAAAATGGAGAGTCTCCGAATCCGACCGAGCAGCAGGAGGACGAAGCAGCCCGCGGCGACCACTCGCCGAACCCGTGCTACTACCTCAGCTAGAAAACCCACCAAGGTCGACGCCACCCCTTCGAAAGCTGCCGACACCGTGCCTGAATCAAAGTCCCTGTTGCAGATCAGAAGCGACATCCTGCGGCAACAGGCCGCTTGCTGCCGCTCCTTACGAGATTTTGAGAGAGCCTCATGTCTGCTCAACAACGCCCGACAATATGCAGTCTCCAGGGACAGCCAGATCTCGGTGCATCTTGGGGAAAGCGAGCATTTCCTCGCAGAGGCTATTCGCCACTTTGCTTCTCATGCTGTATATTGCGTTCTTCCCGAATCGACAATTTCGCTGCCTTCCCTGCAATCGCCAAGCAAGACTACGAGCACATCTAAGGCTGCCACCAAGAGCACAGCCCGGAAGCCCCGAGCACCTGCTAGAGGGACACGGTCCCGAGCGCAGACAGCAAGCGAAGACTTCGCTGTGATGCTTTCCAAGGCTGGCGATTGTCTCAACAATGTGTTTGCTACTGCTACTACCGTGGGCTCAACACTGGATAGCCACTCGGCTTCACGCTTGATGAGTCGTATCTCTATGCTGTCTCATGTTACAGCCGCCGAGAGCATATCCGCCTGGTCGCAGCCTCCTGCTAATGTTAATG AACTTGGCCGTATCGGTGCTTTCGCACGTGAGCATACTGCGATTGATCTTGACAAGCAGCTGGCGGAGTATAACGACCCGCTTCTTTGGCCTACGCCCTCCCCGATGATGGCAGAATCCGAGGATCTGTGTAGCTCGAGGTTTGTGGAAGAGTACATTGATATCCTACCCGACAATTGGAATGTTCTTTCATTATCGTTGAGCGCCGACCGCAGCGAGTTCATTGTCTCACGACTGCATCAAGGTCGTTCCCCATTCCTTTTGCGGCTTCCCTTGAAGAGAGGCAActctgaggaggaggacgagcAGTTTACTTTCGACGACGGCCGGGAGGAGATGCAGGAGCTGATCAAGCTGGCCAACGAAAGTTCTCACGCGGCCAAAGCTCAGACAGAtcggcagatgaagaaggattgGTGGAAGAACCGTGAAGCTCTCGACCGTCGGATGGAGACACTGTTGCAGAACATTGAGAATGTATGGTTCGGGGGGTTCCGAGGAATCTTCTCCCCAGTGCCTCATGATACTACTTCCCTGACTCGATTTGCATCTTCATTCCAGTCCATCTTGGACAAACACCTTCCTTCTCGACAGAAGGGTGGTCGGGCAGAGGGTCCGCGCCTGACCCTGCACCCGAACGTGCTGGAGCTGTTCATCGGTGTCGCGGACCTGGacgaccaagaagatccGGAAGAGACGTTGATGGATCTTTTGTACTTCGTGGTGGATATTCTACAGTTCCAGGGCGAGCGCAATGCCTACGATGAGATTGACTTTGATATGATGGTGGTTGAAACCCTCGACGCGGTTCGGGCCTACCATGACGCCACCAGCAACCGCCGGGGCAAACCCACCCCGAACCATACCGTCTTGGTTCTTGATAAATCCCTACACCTATTCCCGTGGGAGTCTCTCCCATGTCTCCAGGGATTCCCTGTGTGTCGTGTGCCGTCGTTGGAATGTCTACGTGACCGAGTCCTGCAGTTCCAAAACAAGCGCAACTCGGACCTTGCCAGGGGCGTGGGCATCGACCGCAACAGTGGCACCTACATTCTGAACCCTACTGGGGATCTTCGCACGACCCAAAGCACGTTTGAGAAGGATCTCTCAGAGCTGCAGGGTTGGACGGGCATTATGCAGCGCGAGCCGAGCGAAGAAGAGTTCAAGCGCGGCTTGGAGACGACGAATCTCTTCCTGTACTTCGGACACGGCAGCGGTGCGCAGTACATTCGGGGTCGGACGGTCAAGCGACTGGAGCAATGTGCCGTTGCGTTCCTGATGGGGTGCAGCAGTGGTACCTTGACGGAGGCGGGCGAGTACGAGCCTTACGGCACGCCGATGAACTATCTTCATGCCGGCAGTCCGGCGCTCGTTGCGACCCTTTGGGATGTTACCGATAAGGATATCGATCGGTTTGCGCAGTCTACGTTTGAGAAATGGGGACTGTTTGATGCCGGATCGGACGGGGCGACATTGGATGAAGCGGTGTCGCAGTCGCGACCGGCGTGTGTGTTGAAGTATTTGAATGGAGCGGCTCCAGTGATTTATGGCGTTCCGTCGGTGTTTTTGGAATAA
- a CDS encoding putative MFS transporter: MGFLEPEKPSDGELSPEAPRSPINERKLMAKIDWHVVPCLCLMYLLAFLDRVNISNAAILGLQEDLNIETGTKYNTALTIFFVPYIIFEIPSNILMKKLKPHLWLSLCMFGFGLVMVCQGLVQNWGGLMTTRWFLGMFETGLFPGCFYLMGMWYKRSEAQKRFSFFFSSTTLAGAFGGLLASGLGKMDGLRGYRGWRWVFIIEGVLTCVVAIICYFLVTDFPEDAKWLTEEEREFVREKLAADTGKAAPDADLTLRDVLSVFKDYKIFIGGWMYFGQVVTAYGYAYFAPTIIKTYGYGAIKTQLYSIPPWAAAFGFSMLVAFLSDKFRHRFAFAFIPMLIAMAGYGILLNIHGEAQRHVQYAALFLVTMGCYIAMPVLVCWFSMNLGGHRRRSVGTAWQIGFGNIGGIISTYSFLSKDAPLYRNGYIISLSFLCFSAAMAALYFVAVWFDNRRRDRAMANGTVDAQNNGAEEQEEQLGDMALTYRYNY; the protein is encoded by the exons ATGGGTTTCTTAG AGCCAGAGAAGCCCTCCGATGGCGAGCTGTCGCCAGAGGCCCCACGATCCCCGATTAACGAGCGCAAGCTGATGGCCAAAATCGACTGGCACGTCGTACCGTGCTTGTGTCTCATGTATTTGCTCGCATTCTTGGACCG AGTGAACATCAGTAACGCGGCGATTCTGGGTTTACAGGAAGACCTGAATATCGAGACGGGCACGAAATACAACACCGCGTTGACGATCTTTTTTGTTCCCTACATTATTTTCGAGATCCCGTCGAACATTTTgatgaagaagctgaagcctCATCTTTGGT TGTCATTATGTATGTTTGGGTTCGGCTTGGTCATGGTCTGCCAGGGTCTGGTGCAGAACTGGGGAGGACTGATGACTACTCGCTGGTTCTTGGGCATGTTTGAGACCGGTTTATTTCCTGGTT GTTTCTATCTGATGGGCATGTGGTACAAGCGCAGCGAAGCTCAGAAGCGCTTtagtttcttcttcagctccacCACCCTGGCAGGTGCCTTTGGTGGTCTCCTTGCCAGTGGTCTCGGCAAAATGGACGGTTTGCGCGGCTATCGAGGCTGGCGATGGGTGTTTATTATCGAAGGTGTCCTGACCTGCGTGGTTGCCATCATCTGCTACTTCCTGGTCACGGATTTCCCAGAAGACGCCAAGTGGCTCACCGAAGAAGAGCGCGAATTTGTTCGCGAAAAGCTCGCTGCGGACACGGGCAAGGCTGCGCCAGATGCCGATTTAACCTTGCGCGATGTGTTGAGTGTTTTTAAGGACT ACAAAATCTTCATCGGTGGATGGATGTACTTTGGTCAGGTTGTCACGGCCTACG GCTACGCGTACTTTGCGCCGACGATCATCAAGACCTACGGATACGGAGCCATCAAGACGCAGCTTTATTCGATTCCTCCCTGGGCAGCGGCATTCGGATTCTCCATGCTTGTTGCATTCCTTTCGGACAAGTTTCGCCACCGATTCGCCTTCGCATTCATCCCGATGCTCATTGCGATGGCTGGATACGGAATTCTGCTCAACATCCACGGCGAGGCGCAACGGCACGTGCAGTACGCAGCCCTATTCCTCGTCACGATGGGATGCTACATCGCAATGCCAGTCTTGGTGTGTTGGTTTTCCATGAATTTAGGAGGTCATCGGCGACGGAGCGTGGGAACGGCTTGGCAGATCGGCTTCGGTAACA TCGGAGGAATCATTTCGACCTACTCGTTCCTCTCGAAAGACGCGCCGCTCTACCGCAACGGATACATCATCAGCTTGTCCTTCCTGTGTTTCTCAGCGGCAATGGCCGCCCTTTACTTCGTCGCGGTCTGGTTCGATAACCGGAGACGCGACCGGGCGATGGCGAACGGCACCGTCGATGCCCAGAACAACGGCGCAGAGGAGCAAGAGGAGCAATTGGGTGACATGGCGCTCACTTATCGCTACAACtattaa